The following are encoded together in the Lactuca sativa cultivar Salinas chromosome 1, Lsat_Salinas_v11, whole genome shotgun sequence genome:
- the LOC128128414 gene encoding velvet complex subunit B-like — MAIGHVIFYKQLKSTLTPLAIQPTPPTTTTTRHHNPSLTTTTNYHPPTITTNHHPPPPSPSTSTAYRHHHHHTPPSPPPTSTVCHHRSQPLPTTHHHHHHYQPPLTTAPTTTHH, encoded by the exons ATGGCGATCGGCCATGTGATATT ttacaaacaattaaaaagCACACTAACACCACTCGCCATCCAACcaacaccacccaccaccaccaccacccgtcaCCACAATCCAtcactaaccaccaccaccaactaccaCCCACCAACCATCACTaccaaccaccacccgccaccaccatcaccatccacCTCCACTGCCTaccgccaccaccatcaccacacACCACCATCACCCCCACCCACCTCTACTGTCTGCCACCACCGCTCACAACCCctacctaccacccatcaccaccaccatcactaccAACCACCACTAACCACCGCCCcgaccaccacccatcactaa